In Balaenoptera ricei isolate mBalRic1 chromosome 4, mBalRic1.hap2, whole genome shotgun sequence, the following are encoded in one genomic region:
- the SUMO3 gene encoding small ubiquitin-related modifier 3 produces MSEEKPKEGVKTENDHINLKVAGQDGSVVQFKIKRHTPLSKLMKAYCERQGLSMRQIRFRFDGQPINETDTPAQLEMEDEDTIDVFQQQTGGSGAASCLCGAASRATVPSCHCARVRY; encoded by the exons ATGTCCGAGGAGAAGCCCAAG GAGGGAGTGAAGACGGAGAATGACCACATCAACCTGAAGGTGGCCGGGCAGGACGGCTCCGTCGTCCAGTTCAAGATCAAGAGGCACACGCCGCTCAGCAAGCTGATGAAGGCCTACTGCGAGCGCCAG ggCTTGTCAATGAGACAGATTCGATTCAGGTTTGATGGACAACCAATTAATGAAACAGACACCCCAGCACAG CTGGAGATGGAGGACGAGGACACCATCGACGTGTTCCAGCAGCAGACGGGGGGGTCCGGGGCGGCCAGCTGCCTCTGCGGTGCAGCCTCTAGAGCCACCGTCCCCTCGTGTCACTGCGCTCGTGTTCGCTATTGA